One Ethanoligenens harbinense YUAN-3 genomic window carries:
- a CDS encoding stage III sporulation protein AE, producing MKRLLILLLLLPLLSMPVSADTGQILSEQVQKSGASDLNGNVPSSVRGALGKMGVNGADPQNVRGFSLGNVFGFLWQKLGDAASAPFKAIAAVFGILLLCALAEAMKNTFAEKSMKTVFEIVCTLSIAGVLAVPITQCISAAAATVRDSSTFMTAFLPVYGGLAVASGHPTSGVISQGIVLVMAQVITQIASTTFVPMVSIFLAFCIIGSIAPGVNIGGLAGFARKIVNVGLVLSLTIFTAVLTIQGFIAQAADTVTMKTAKFVVSSAVPVVGGAISDALNTVVSCAGLLKNAVGAYAIIVFLAAYLPVLLECVLWMLAVEFSVALAEIVNVGNVSTLLKGVLDALKMLVALVVACALAMIVSVCILLLVSGQTT from the coding sequence ATGAAACGGTTGTTGATTTTGCTGCTGCTGCTTCCTCTGCTTTCCATGCCGGTCTCGGCGGATACCGGGCAGATTCTGAGCGAGCAGGTGCAGAAAAGCGGTGCGTCCGACCTGAACGGAAACGTGCCGTCGTCCGTACGGGGGGCTTTGGGCAAGATGGGGGTGAACGGCGCCGACCCGCAAAATGTGCGCGGATTTTCACTCGGGAATGTGTTCGGCTTTCTCTGGCAGAAGCTGGGGGACGCCGCTTCCGCACCATTCAAGGCCATTGCGGCGGTGTTCGGCATCCTGCTGCTGTGTGCGCTGGCGGAAGCAATGAAGAACACGTTTGCCGAAAAGTCGATGAAGACAGTCTTCGAGATCGTCTGCACCTTGTCCATCGCCGGAGTGTTGGCGGTGCCGATCACCCAGTGCATCTCCGCGGCGGCAGCTACCGTGCGTGATTCTTCCACATTCATGACGGCGTTCCTGCCGGTTTACGGCGGTCTGGCGGTTGCGTCGGGGCATCCCACATCCGGCGTGATATCGCAGGGCATCGTGCTGGTGATGGCGCAGGTCATCACGCAGATTGCATCCACCACGTTTGTGCCGATGGTCAGCATATTTCTGGCGTTCTGCATCATCGGTTCCATTGCGCCGGGGGTCAATATCGGCGGGCTGGCAGGCTTCGCGCGCAAGATCGTCAATGTGGGACTTGTCCTCTCACTCACCATTTTCACCGCCGTACTCACCATCCAGGGGTTTATCGCGCAGGCGGCCGATACTGTGACCATGAAAACGGCCAAATTTGTGGTGAGCAGCGCGGTGCCTGTGGTCGGCGGTGCCATCAGCGACGCACTCAACACGGTGGTCAGTTGCGCGGGGCTTTTGAAAAACGCCGTGGGAGCCTATGCGATCATCGTTTTTTTGGCCGCCTACCTGCCGGTGCTGCTTGAATGCGTCCTCTGGATGCTGGCGGTGGAATTTTCGGTGGCGCTGGCCGAAATCGTTAATGTGGGCAATGTGTCCACCCTCCTCAAAGGGGTACTGGACGCGCTGAAGATGCTGGTGGCGCTGGTGGTGGCCTGTGCGCTGGCTATGATCGTCTCTGTCTGCATCCTGTTGCTGGTGAGCGGGCAGACGACATAA
- a CDS encoding stage III sporulation protein AF: protein MDAIRSWAMSVCLAALAAGIAGMLAPKGDLEKIYRFAITLFFLCSVLVPLISLRHVRLPTFAVSSADPQAAELSQTVADQTLQQVRENVADVARSVCQKQGVTPISVDVVVQKDANGAYDPQSVSISIHAADAGRQSAVVSAVQSTLGIPAKTSVQ from the coding sequence ATGGATGCGATCCGGTCGTGGGCTATGTCGGTCTGCCTGGCGGCGCTGGCCGCAGGCATCGCCGGGATGCTGGCCCCAAAAGGGGATCTAGAAAAAATTTACAGATTTGCCATCACACTGTTTTTCCTGTGCAGCGTACTGGTGCCGCTGATTAGCCTGCGGCATGTCCGTCTGCCCACGTTTGCGGTCTCGTCCGCAGACCCGCAGGCGGCGGAGCTTTCCCAGACGGTGGCCGACCAGACCCTGCAGCAGGTACGGGAAAATGTGGCGGATGTGGCGCGTTCCGTCTGCCAGAAGCAGGGTGTTACCCCCATTTCCGTGGATGTGGTGGTGCAGAAAGACGCCAATGGAGCCTACGACCCGCAGAGCGTTTCCATTTCCATCCATGCGGCGGATGCGGGCAGGCAGTCGGCGGTTGTTTCCGCAGTGCAAAGCACGCTGGGGATTCCTGCGAAGACAAGCGTGCAATGA
- a CDS encoding SpoIIIAH-like family protein encodes MSMIIGKRQIILAALVVALGTAIFLNWKFTGASGGSNVTGVFNTSSALGTSTYVSASGSTSGAGSAVSGKSSAASGQNSAATASGSSLFAQERLTRTKTRAEAEQALQITLNSSTATDAQKQAAQTQISSIANNITAEGNVESLIVSKGFKDCVCFINNDTVSVVVAPKSNQPLSASDSAQIADIVIQQTKVSADNIHIIQSK; translated from the coding sequence ATGAGTATGATTATTGGCAAACGACAGATCATCCTTGCGGCGCTGGTCGTGGCGCTGGGCACCGCCATTTTTCTGAACTGGAAATTCACCGGTGCAAGCGGCGGTTCCAATGTGACGGGTGTGTTCAACACCTCCAGCGCGCTGGGAACGTCCACTTATGTGTCCGCTTCCGGCTCGACGTCCGGTGCCGGTTCCGCTGTGTCCGGCAAAAGCTCCGCGGCCTCCGGGCAGAACTCCGCCGCCACTGCGTCCGGCAGCAGTCTCTTCGCCCAGGAGCGCCTGACCCGTACCAAGACCCGCGCGGAAGCGGAGCAGGCGCTCCAGATCACGCTGAACAGTTCCACCGCCACCGACGCCCAGAAACAGGCCGCCCAAACGCAGATCAGCAGCATTGCGAACAATATCACCGCCGAGGGGAATGTGGAAAGTCTCATCGTTTCCAAAGGCTTCAAAGACTGTGTCTGTTTTATCAACAACGACACCGTCAGTGTGGTGGTCGCGCCCAAAAGCAATCAGCCGCTTTCTGCCAGCGACAGCGCCCAGATCGCCGATATCGTCATCCAGCAAACCAAAGTTTCCGCGGATAATATCCATATTATCCAGTCAAAGTAG
- a CDS encoding Asp23/Gls24 family envelope stress response protein: MGYNTYAEDGSLKISEDVIATIAGTAAADVKGIAGLSLRPFSDIKGIMRHKPAGHAIRMEMHDGEAVLDISVNLYLGAHIPEVATELQTRVKDAVQTMTGISVSKVHVHVAGVVLTDEAPAVE; this comes from the coding sequence ATGGGGTATAATACCTATGCGGAAGACGGCAGCCTGAAAATTTCCGAGGACGTCATCGCCACCATTGCCGGCACCGCCGCGGCAGATGTCAAAGGGATCGCGGGGCTGTCCCTGCGCCCCTTTTCCGATATCAAAGGTATCATGCGGCACAAGCCGGCAGGCCACGCCATCCGGATGGAAATGCACGATGGGGAAGCTGTGCTCGACATTTCGGTCAATCTGTATCTGGGAGCGCATATCCCGGAGGTGGCCACCGAACTGCAGACGCGGGTGAAAGATGCCGTGCAGACCATGACCGGCATTTCCGTATCCAAAGTCCATGTGCATGTGGCCGGTGTCGTGCTGACTGATGAAGCACCCGCAGTCGAATGA
- the nusB gene encoding transcription antitermination factor NusB, with protein sequence MTRREAREQALCLVFEGLFKEENVSEILDLAVQAREEFLVDTFAEMLATGVYDHRDDIDRKIEQYAIGWTKSRLSRVVLTVLRIAFFELLYEQDTPDSVAINEAVELAKKYGGDGDSAFVNGVLGAFVRAEKADAT encoded by the coding sequence ATGACCAGACGTGAGGCGCGCGAACAGGCGCTCTGCCTTGTTTTTGAAGGCCTGTTCAAAGAAGAAAACGTATCCGAGATCCTCGATCTGGCGGTGCAGGCCAGGGAGGAATTCCTGGTGGACACGTTTGCGGAAATGCTGGCCACCGGGGTGTACGACCACCGGGATGACATCGACCGGAAGATCGAGCAATATGCCATCGGATGGACCAAAAGCCGTTTGTCCCGTGTGGTGCTCACGGTGCTGCGCATCGCGTTCTTTGAACTGCTGTATGAGCAGGATACGCCGGACAGCGTTGCCATCAACGAGGCGGTGGAACTGGCCAAAAAGTATGGCGGGGATGGGGACAGCGCTTTTGTCAACGGGGTGCTGGGTGCGTTTGTGCGCGCGGAGAAGGCCGACGCCACATGA
- a CDS encoding peptidase M22, with protein MSLFLGIDTSNYTTSTALYDTATGVMTQQKRLLPVKSGQKGLRQSDAVYLHLKQLPELLEALLADISEPVAAVGVSVRPRDAEGSYMPCFEAGHAVARAVAAALRVPVYFFSHQAGHIAAALFSADRLDLLERPFVAFHLSGGTTEAVLCRPGAGSPEIELLHTSLDLKAGQAVDRVGLLLGLPFPAGPALEALSHQSKRTFTVRPSMKDGDCSLSGIENQCAAMRARGEPDADTARYCICAIAAALHGMTRAVRERFPDLPLLYAGGVMSNSDIRAEFTEQYGALFARPGFSSDNAAGIAVLAMRKVEQA; from the coding sequence ATGAGCCTGTTCCTTGGTATCGACACCAGCAACTATACCACGTCCACCGCGCTGTACGATACCGCGACCGGTGTGATGACCCAGCAGAAACGTTTGCTGCCCGTGAAATCCGGGCAGAAGGGACTGCGCCAGAGCGACGCCGTCTATCTGCATCTCAAGCAGCTGCCCGAATTACTGGAAGCGCTGCTTGCGGACATTTCCGAACCGGTGGCGGCTGTGGGCGTGTCGGTGCGCCCGCGCGACGCGGAGGGTTCGTATATGCCGTGCTTCGAGGCGGGGCATGCCGTCGCCCGCGCTGTCGCCGCGGCGCTGCGTGTGCCGGTGTATTTCTTTTCCCATCAGGCGGGGCATATTGCCGCCGCGCTGTTCTCGGCGGACAGGCTGGATTTACTGGAGCGGCCGTTCGTGGCGTTCCACCTTTCGGGCGGCACGACCGAGGCGGTGCTCTGCCGGCCGGGTGCGGGCTCGCCGGAGATTGAATTGCTCCACACCTCTCTTGACCTCAAAGCGGGACAGGCTGTGGATCGCGTGGGCCTGCTGCTGGGGCTGCCGTTTCCGGCCGGCCCCGCGCTCGAAGCACTTTCGCACCAAAGCAAACGTACTTTTACCGTGCGCCCGAGCATGAAAGACGGCGATTGCAGTCTTTCGGGTATTGAGAACCAGTGCGCAGCCATGCGTGCGCGCGGCGAACCGGACGCGGATACCGCGCGATATTGCATCTGCGCCATTGCCGCTGCGCTTCATGGCATGACACGTGCGGTGCGGGAACGGTTTCCGGACCTGCCGCTTTTGTATGCGGGCGGCGTAATGTCCAACAGCGACATCCGCGCGGAGTTCACGGAACAGTATGGCGCGTTGTTTGCCCGCCCCGGCTTTTCTTCCGACAACGCGGCGGGCATCGCCGTACTGGCCATGCGGAAGGTGGAACAGGCATGA
- the xseA gene encoding exodeoxyribonuclease VII large subunit — translation MKTGFSVLTVSQLNFYVHTLLESDERLSGVFLRGEISNFKNHYRSGHYYLSLKDEDAVIHAVMFKGNAQRLRFLPQDGMKVIVSGRASLYERDGQYQFYIDDMQPDGIGALHVAFEQLKEKLRKEGLFDASRKRPLPLYPERIGVVTSATGAALQDILHVLGRRWPVAEVVLAPVLVQGVEAPGQICAAIRAMNAARAADVLIVGRGGGSIEDLWAFNEEGVARCIAASDIPVVSAVGHETDFTIADFVADARAPTPSAAAELVSPERAAVTAGLYAMQARMRSLLAQKLADQRARMQAAAQRLYVPARLLNMHRMKTDMLDARLTTAAKARTEQARAALSALAGELDALNPLKVLSRGYTVVENAQGCAVTRAAALAPGESVTLRFLDGRAYCVVQSVGTIDRDGEQDEKRDGERTDV, via the coding sequence ATGAAAACGGGTTTTTCCGTGCTGACGGTTTCTCAACTGAATTTTTATGTACACACACTGCTTGAATCCGACGAACGGTTGAGCGGTGTGTTTCTGCGCGGGGAGATTTCCAATTTCAAGAACCATTACCGGTCCGGGCATTACTACCTGTCATTGAAGGATGAAGATGCGGTTATCCACGCGGTGATGTTCAAGGGAAACGCGCAGCGCCTGCGCTTTTTGCCGCAGGACGGCATGAAGGTGATCGTTTCGGGGCGCGCATCGCTCTATGAGCGGGATGGGCAATACCAGTTCTATATCGACGATATGCAGCCGGACGGCATAGGTGCGCTGCATGTGGCGTTTGAGCAGCTCAAAGAAAAACTGCGGAAGGAAGGCTTGTTTGATGCGTCGCGCAAGCGCCCGCTTCCGCTGTACCCGGAGCGGATCGGCGTGGTGACCTCCGCAACCGGCGCGGCGCTGCAGGACATCCTGCATGTGCTTGGCCGGCGCTGGCCCGTGGCGGAAGTGGTGCTGGCGCCCGTGCTGGTGCAGGGGGTGGAGGCCCCGGGGCAGATCTGCGCAGCTATCCGCGCCATGAACGCGGCCCGTGCGGCGGATGTGCTCATCGTGGGGCGGGGCGGCGGCTCCATCGAGGACTTATGGGCGTTTAACGAGGAGGGCGTGGCGCGGTGCATCGCGGCATCGGATATCCCGGTGGTATCCGCTGTGGGGCACGAAACGGATTTCACCATTGCGGATTTCGTGGCGGATGCCCGTGCGCCCACGCCGTCCGCGGCGGCGGAACTGGTATCGCCCGAGCGGGCGGCCGTGACAGCCGGTCTGTATGCCATGCAGGCGCGGATGCGCAGTTTGCTCGCGCAGAAGCTGGCTGACCAGCGCGCACGGATGCAGGCGGCCGCGCAGAGACTGTATGTGCCTGCCCGGCTGTTGAATATGCACCGCATGAAAACGGATATGCTGGACGCGCGCCTGACGACTGCCGCCAAAGCCCGGACGGAGCAAGCGCGCGCAGCACTTTCCGCGCTTGCAGGCGAACTGGATGCGCTCAACCCGCTCAAGGTGCTGTCGCGCGGCTATACCGTGGTGGAAAATGCGCAGGGGTGCGCTGTCACCCGCGCGGCGGCGCTTGCGCCGGGAGAGTCGGTCACGCTGCGTTTTTTGGATGGGCGTGCGTATTGCGTGGTGCAAAGCGTGGGAACGATAGATAGGGACGGTGAGCAAGATGAAAAAAGAGATGGAGAAAGAACCGACGTTTGA
- the xseB gene encoding exodeoxyribonuclease VII small subunit yields MEKEPTFEEAMAQLEQIVDRLESGEETLDGSIRLFETGARLSALLDRKLSKAEQKIASLSVPGGQPTMQESPKDE; encoded by the coding sequence ATGGAGAAAGAACCGACGTTTGAGGAAGCCATGGCGCAGCTCGAGCAGATCGTAGACAGGCTGGAAAGCGGTGAAGAAACGCTGGATGGATCGATCAGGCTGTTTGAAACGGGTGCGCGCCTGTCGGCTCTGCTCGACCGCAAGCTGTCGAAGGCGGAACAGAAGATCGCCAGCCTGAGCGTGCCGGGCGGGCAGCCGACGATGCAGGAATCGCCCAAAGACGAATAA
- a CDS encoding polyprenyl synthetase family protein has translation MKYSERIEDIAKRVNEALNRFLPTAEGPQKRLFEAMRYSAMAGGKRVRPMLVLEFCRMCGGKEEQALPFACAVEMIHTYSLIHDDLPCMDDDDFRRGRPSCHVQYDEATALLAGDALLSLAFETGLCNNMQSGVLAQNALRAMGLLAKASGGQGMVGGQMIDLLSEGQHIPLELLETMHRGKTGAMIRAAAAGGCILAGADETRVQAADAYAAKLGLAFQIVDDILDVTGNSQTLGKPAGSDVGNRKSTYVTHLGLEEARRLAGRLSQEAVDCLRVFGEERAFLSDFTLRLLNRDH, from the coding sequence ATGAAATACAGCGAACGGATTGAGGATATTGCAAAACGGGTGAACGAAGCGTTGAACCGTTTCCTCCCCACGGCGGAAGGACCGCAGAAACGCCTGTTTGAGGCGATGCGTTATAGTGCCATGGCCGGGGGAAAACGTGTTCGCCCGATGCTTGTGCTGGAATTCTGCCGTATGTGCGGAGGAAAGGAAGAACAGGCGCTGCCGTTTGCCTGTGCGGTGGAGATGATCCACACCTATTCGCTGATCCACGATGATCTGCCCTGCATGGACGACGATGATTTCCGTCGGGGGCGGCCGTCCTGCCATGTGCAGTATGATGAAGCAACGGCTCTCCTGGCGGGAGATGCGCTGCTTAGTCTTGCTTTTGAAACGGGTTTGTGTAATAATATGCAGAGTGGCGTTTTGGCGCAAAACGCGCTTCGCGCCATGGGTCTGTTGGCAAAAGCGTCCGGCGGGCAAGGTATGGTCGGCGGACAGATGATCGATCTGCTTTCGGAAGGGCAGCACATCCCGTTGGAATTGCTGGAAACCATGCACCGTGGCAAAACCGGCGCCATGATCCGCGCCGCGGCTGCGGGAGGCTGCATTCTGGCGGGCGCGGACGAGACGCGTGTGCAGGCGGCGGATGCCTATGCGGCAAAACTTGGTCTGGCGTTTCAGATTGTGGACGATATCCTGGATGTGACCGGAAATTCCCAGACACTGGGTAAGCCGGCGGGCAGCGATGTGGGCAATCGCAAGTCCACTTATGTGACCCATCTTGGGCTTGAGGAAGCCCGACGGCTTGCCGGCAGACTGTCGCAGGAAGCGGTGGACTGCCTGCGTGTCTTCGGTGAGGAGCGGGCGTTTTTGTCCGATTTTACCCTGCGTTTGCTGAACCGGGACCACTGA
- a CDS encoding divergent PAP2 family protein: MLVLSHFFHNYILMAAVLSWIFAQIIKTVITLIITKRFDPERILGAGGMPSAHSAMVCALFVGVLRRCGAASPEFALAFVLAGVVIYDAMGVRRAAGEQARVLNKLVEITEKNGSEVTRKGLKESLGHTPMEVLAGIMLGILVALAMG; this comes from the coding sequence ATGTTGGTGCTATCGCATTTTTTTCATAATTATATCTTGATGGCGGCGGTTTTGAGCTGGATCTTTGCGCAGATCATCAAAACGGTGATTACCCTGATCATTACCAAGCGGTTTGACCCCGAGCGCATTTTGGGCGCGGGCGGAATGCCCAGCGCTCACTCTGCAATGGTGTGCGCGCTGTTTGTGGGCGTGTTGCGCAGGTGCGGCGCCGCGTCGCCGGAATTTGCATTGGCGTTTGTGCTTGCCGGCGTGGTCATATACGATGCAATGGGTGTGCGTCGAGCGGCGGGCGAACAGGCGAGAGTGCTCAATAAACTGGTGGAAATCACCGAGAAAAACGGCTCCGAAGTCACGCGGAAGGGTCTCAAAGAATCTTTGGGCCACACGCCGATGGAAGTGCTGGCCGGCATCATGCTCGGTATTCTGGTGGCGCTGGCCATGGGCTGA
- the dxs gene encoding 1-deoxy-D-xylulose-5-phosphate synthase has product MEYPLLDQIKGPEDVKNLEQGQLPALCAELRQKLIETVSANGGHLASNLGVVELTVALHRAFASPKDQIVWDVGHQSYVHKLLTGRADRFDTIRQFGGLSGFPRADESVHDPFGAGHSSTAISAAGGLAAAKRVKGEDGYAVAVVGDGALTGGLAFEGMNNAGRTQDKLIIVLNDNKMSISHNVGAIARHLMVIRARPFYFKIKDIAEAVLAHLPYIGPKIRKALVLSKNAIKNYLYHSTIFEEMGLIYLGPVDGHDIEAVERLLRRAKTAGRPALVHVLTVKGKGYSFAEQDPRAFHGVSRFDVETGDAIAPASRETFSAVFGRTLCMAASSNPRLCALTAAMAAGTGLTEFAAQYRDRFFDVGIAEEHAVVFAAGLAANGMLPVFAVYSTFLQRAYDQIIHDVALQKHKVVFAVDRAGLVGQDGETHQGVFDVAFFNTVPHMTVFSPTTSDELRNLLFAAFYECDGPVAVRYPRGCSPVLPADFHPAYGTYDLYGAGQADILIVTYGRLFAEAASAAQMLRREGRSVSVLKLNRIKPVDKVCYETAMFFSRLYFVEEGIRSGGVGELFCAQMMERGYQGACHISAIDDTFVQQGPVDVLLHLLGLDAEGIADRIRRDTVTPPGLKHFDGRLVL; this is encoded by the coding sequence TTGGAATATCCGTTGCTTGATCAGATAAAAGGGCCGGAAGATGTGAAAAATCTTGAGCAAGGGCAGCTTCCCGCCCTTTGTGCGGAACTGCGGCAAAAACTGATTGAAACGGTTTCCGCAAATGGCGGACATCTGGCGTCCAATCTGGGCGTGGTGGAGTTGACGGTGGCTCTCCACCGCGCCTTTGCATCACCCAAAGACCAGATCGTCTGGGATGTGGGCCATCAGAGTTATGTGCACAAACTGCTCACCGGCCGGGCGGACCGGTTCGATACCATCCGGCAGTTCGGAGGGCTTTCCGGTTTTCCGCGCGCCGATGAGAGCGTGCATGATCCGTTTGGGGCGGGGCACAGCAGCACTGCCATTTCGGCGGCGGGAGGACTGGCCGCAGCCAAGCGCGTAAAGGGTGAAGACGGGTACGCTGTGGCGGTTGTGGGCGACGGCGCGCTGACCGGCGGCCTTGCGTTTGAAGGCATGAACAACGCCGGGCGCACACAAGATAAGCTGATAATCGTACTCAACGACAACAAGATGTCCATTTCTCACAATGTGGGCGCCATCGCCCGGCACCTCATGGTCATCCGCGCCAGGCCGTTTTATTTTAAGATCAAGGATATCGCCGAGGCGGTGCTTGCTCATCTGCCCTATATCGGGCCTAAGATCCGCAAGGCGCTCGTTCTGTCCAAAAACGCGATCAAGAACTATCTCTACCACAGCACCATTTTTGAGGAAATGGGCCTGATTTATCTGGGCCCGGTGGATGGGCACGATATCGAAGCGGTGGAACGGTTGCTCCGCCGGGCCAAGACGGCCGGTCGCCCGGCGCTGGTGCATGTGCTTACTGTTAAGGGCAAAGGATATTCGTTTGCCGAACAGGATCCGCGCGCATTCCACGGTGTGTCGCGCTTTGACGTGGAAACGGGGGACGCCATCGCCCCGGCCAGCCGCGAAACGTTTTCCGCCGTGTTCGGGCGCACGCTCTGCATGGCGGCGTCCAGCAATCCACGTCTTTGCGCGCTGACAGCCGCCATGGCTGCGGGCACAGGGCTGACGGAGTTTGCCGCGCAGTACCGCGATCGCTTTTTCGACGTTGGCATCGCCGAGGAACATGCCGTGGTGTTTGCGGCGGGGCTGGCCGCCAACGGTATGCTGCCGGTGTTTGCCGTATATTCCACGTTTCTGCAGCGCGCCTATGACCAGATCATTCATGACGTTGCCCTGCAAAAGCACAAGGTCGTTTTTGCCGTTGACCGGGCCGGACTGGTGGGGCAGGACGGTGAGACCCATCAGGGCGTTTTCGATGTGGCGTTTTTCAACACCGTTCCCCACATGACCGTGTTTAGCCCCACCACGTCGGACGAACTGCGCAATCTGCTTTTTGCCGCTTTCTATGAATGTGACGGACCGGTTGCCGTGCGCTATCCGCGGGGATGTTCTCCCGTGCTGCCTGCGGATTTCCATCCGGCCTACGGCACCTATGATCTGTATGGCGCAGGGCAGGCGGATATTCTGATCGTAACCTACGGCAGGTTGTTTGCCGAAGCGGCCAGTGCCGCGCAGATGCTGCGCAGGGAAGGGCGGTCCGTGTCGGTCCTCAAACTCAACCGCATCAAGCCGGTGGACAAGGTTTGCTATGAAACCGCCATGTTTTTTTCCCGGCTCTATTTTGTGGAAGAAGGCATCCGTTCCGGCGGCGTGGGCGAACTATTCTGTGCACAGATGATGGAGCGGGGATATCAGGGTGCCTGCCATATCAGTGCGATCGACGATACGTTCGTTCAGCAGGGGCCCGTGGATGTGCTGTTGCATCTGCTCGGACTGGATGCGGAGGGCATTGCCGACAGAATCCGCCGGGATACGGTCACGCCGCCCGGCCTGAAACACTTTGACGGAAGGCTGGTTCTATGA
- a CDS encoding TlyA family RNA methyltransferase, whose protein sequence is MSAKKRIDLLLVEKGLEKSRERAKALVMAGIVYADGVKVDKPGDEIKIEARLEVRGHTLPYVSRGGLKLEKAMQVFPVRLDGAICMDVGASTGGFTDCMLQNGAKRVYAIDVGYGQLAWNLRNDPRVVNLERTNIRHLTAEQVPEPVDFFSIDISFISLTLALPVVRRHLREEAEGVCLIKPQFEAGREKVGKHGVVRDAAVHKEVIRKITAFAPTAGFVPAGLDFSPVKGPEGNIEYLLYLKTACNAGPELFTIETVVQNAHRTLNGTV, encoded by the coding sequence ATGAGCGCAAAGAAACGGATCGACCTGCTGCTGGTGGAAAAAGGGCTGGAAAAAAGCAGGGAGCGTGCCAAAGCGCTGGTGATGGCAGGTATTGTCTATGCTGATGGTGTAAAAGTGGACAAACCGGGGGACGAGATCAAAATCGAAGCGCGGCTGGAAGTACGCGGCCATACGCTGCCATATGTCAGCCGCGGTGGGTTGAAGCTGGAAAAGGCCATGCAGGTCTTCCCGGTTCGGCTGGATGGAGCCATCTGTATGGATGTTGGGGCATCCACCGGAGGATTCACGGATTGTATGCTGCAAAACGGCGCAAAGAGAGTGTATGCCATTGACGTGGGTTATGGGCAGTTGGCATGGAACCTGCGCAACGACCCGCGCGTGGTCAATCTGGAGCGCACCAATATCCGGCATCTCACGGCGGAGCAGGTGCCCGAACCGGTCGATTTTTTCTCGATTGATATCTCATTCATTTCGCTCACGCTCGCGCTGCCGGTGGTGCGCCGGCATCTGCGCGAAGAAGCGGAAGGTGTCTGTCTTATCAAACCGCAATTTGAGGCCGGACGTGAAAAAGTGGGCAAGCATGGCGTGGTACGGGATGCGGCTGTCCACAAGGAGGTCATCCGTAAGATCACGGCATTTGCCCCGACGGCTGGTTTCGTACCGGCAGGGCTGGATTTTTCACCCGTTAAAGGACCGGAAGGAAACATTGAATACCTGTTGTATTTGAAAACAGCTTGCAATGCCGGGCCGGAATTGTTTACAATAGAAACGGTTGTGCAGAATGCGCACCGGACATTGAACGGCACTGTCTAA
- a CDS encoding NAD(+)/NADH kinase, whose amino-acid sequence MKFGVVPSAEKDKGFVYTTEVCRRLLQLRVTVLMPTFTAAQMRLDGLVFLEIDEIYNSADLIIVLGGDGTILHAAKLAAVRQLPVLGINVGRLGFMAGLELNELDRLSRLVQGDYELDSRMMLAVHVSGVPVSYALNDVVITKGAVSRLIDIRLNCNRRLVGNYRADGLIVFTPTGSTAYSLSAGGPVIDPEFESIGVTPICPHSLISRTILFSPDAEICMFPEQLEEREAYLLLDGKQVMRLESGMQVRVVRSSRKTHLVRLKDISFYEVLNNKMNERSI is encoded by the coding sequence ATGAAGTTTGGCGTGGTTCCAAGTGCCGAGAAAGACAAAGGCTTTGTCTACACCACCGAAGTTTGCCGCCGACTGTTGCAGCTCCGGGTGACGGTGCTGATGCCGACGTTCACCGCAGCGCAGATGCGGCTGGACGGCCTGGTGTTTCTCGAAATAGACGAGATCTACAACAGCGCCGATCTGATTATTGTCCTTGGGGGAGACGGAACCATCCTGCACGCCGCAAAGCTGGCAGCTGTTCGGCAGCTGCCGGTTTTGGGCATCAACGTCGGGCGGCTTGGTTTTATGGCGGGGCTGGAGTTGAACGAACTGGACAGGTTGTCCAGACTGGTGCAGGGCGATTATGAACTGGACAGCCGCATGATGCTCGCGGTGCATGTGAGCGGCGTGCCCGTTTCCTATGCGCTCAATGATGTCGTTATCACCAAGGGAGCGGTTTCCCGTCTGATTGATATTCGTCTCAACTGTAATCGGCGGCTGGTGGGAAATTACCGCGCGGACGGGCTGATCGTGTTTACCCCAACGGGTTCCACGGCGTATTCGCTCTCGGCGGGCGGCCCGGTAATCGATCCGGAGTTTGAGAGCATTGGTGTTACCCCCATTTGCCCGCATTCGCTGATTTCGCGTACCATCCTCTTTTCGCCGGACGCGGAGATCTGTATGTTCCCGGAGCAACTGGAGGAACGCGAGGCCTATCTGCTGCTCGACGGCAAGCAGGTCATGCGGCTGGAGAGCGGCATGCAGGTGCGGGTGGTGCGATCCAGCCGCAAAACCCATCTGGTGCGTCTGAAAGATATCTCGTTTTACGAGGTGCTGAACAACAAAATGAACGAAAGGAGCATTTGA